ACGGGGTTTGTGTAATGATCGGATAAATGACTCCTGGAGTAGCTAGACCCGTAAGTTCAATAGTTTCGGACAATTCTTTTTTTTCTACTTTCATAACATCAACAGGAATCACTTGCTTATCTATTTTTTCGCTAGTAATTTCCTTTGAGCTACAGCTAATTAGAAAAGAAGTAAAAAATAATAAGAAAATTAGTTTTTTCAATTTTACTCACCTCTAGAAAAATGTATCATTCATTGCTAAATGATACAAAGATTATGCACCAAAAGTACTACATATTTAGTAGTAGACCTATTTATTTTGTACAATTTTTAGCATATGTGGGAAATCCCCTATTCATTCACTACAATCTATTGTATAATGAGTATAAGTTATTTAATTAAAATTATTTTAATTTAATTATTAAAATAAAATATATATCTAATCTTGATGAGGAGTGAGAAAACTGTATGGTAACCTTATATACTTCTCCTAGTTGTACATCATGTCGTAAGGCTAAAGCATGGTTAGAAGAACACAATATTTCTTATAAAGAACGTAACATTTTCTCTGAACCACTATCGATTGAGGAAACGAAAGAAATACTTCGTATGACTGAGGATGGAACAGATGAAATAATCTCAACTCGATCTAAAACATTTCAAGAGTTGAATGTAAATTTAGAAAGTATGCCGCTTCAAGAGCTGTATAAACTAATCAATAAAAATCCTGGTTTACTTCGTCGCCCAATTTTAATCGATGAAAAACGCTTGCAAGTTGGTTATAACGAAGACGAAATTCGTCGTTTCCTTCCAAGAAAGGTTCGTACATTCCAATTACTTGAAGCACAAAGACTTGCAAATTAATTTCGAATGAATAAAAAAAACAACCGTCTACCTTTATTGGTAGGCGGTTGTTTTAATACCTCTTTAATTGAAGTTAGGCAGCTTTCATTTTATTAACTAAGTACCCAGCTATTAGTGTACCGATAATAATTAACGATTGTAACGAGTATGAAAGGACACTGTTTTCAAATATGTAATGTAGTTTTTCTTCATGGACAATCATTTTCGCGGCAGTGAAAGCTAAAATCGCAGAACCTGCATATACTAATAATGGAAAGCGTTCTAATCCGTATAAAATGATTTTACTTCCCCAGATAATGATTGGAACCGAGAATAATAAACCGAAGATTACTAAGTAAATATTATTATCTGCTGCACCGGCTACAGCAAGGACATTATCAAATGCCATTACGATATCAGCGAATACAATTGTTTTTATGGCAGCTGCTATCGTCGTACCACCTTTAATGTTTGCTTCATCCTCTTGGTCTACTAAAAGCTTATATGCTATGTAGATTAACAATAGTCCACCTACTAAACGTAAGTAAGGGATCATTAATAAGTAAACTGCAATAATAGTTAGGAAAATACGAACAATAATTGCAAGACCTGTTCCGAATAGAATAGCTTTATTTCGCTGATCTTCAGGTAAATTACGGCTAGCCAAAGCAATAACGATTGCATTATCTCCACCGAGGACGATGTCAATCGCAATGATAGTAAATAAGGCTATCAAAAATTCTGTTTCAAACAATGGATTAGTTCCTCCTTATGTAATTAAGGTGTCTATAGCTTTCCGAATTATAAGTTAAATAGTAGTACAAGTCAAGAAATGGCCTCTTTCAAAAAATAGATAATTCATTTATTTCCATTCTGTTTTGTTTTATCATAAAATAGGAACAAGTAGCAGATGAATGCAATTAGATGTAATCGAATTCTCTTCTGTAACAAATACAAAATGAGGAAGGGAGCGAGAAGAGATGGAAATAGAACGCATTAACGATAATACAGTTAAATTTTATATTTCTTATGGTGATATTGAAGAGCGTGGCTTTGATCGCGAAGAAATATGGCAAAATAGAGAAAGAGGAGAAGAACTCTTTTGGGAAATGATGGATGAGGTAAATGAAGAAGAAGAATTTACTGTCGAAGGTCCGTTATGGATACAAGTGCAAGCATTAGAAAAAGGCTTAGAAATGACCGTGACAAGGGCAACACTTTCTGAAGATGGTTCGAAAATAGAAGTACCTTTAGATGGTGATAAGCAAATAGATGTTCCAGTTCATGAAAAAATAGAATCGCTGCTTGATAAACAGTTTGGTAATCAAGATGACGATGATGACTTGGATCATGAGGAATCTGACCTTGAAGATGAGGAAGAAATGTTACAATTTTTACTTTCTTTTCAAGATTTCGAAGATGTACTTTCCTTAAGTGAACAAGTTTCGGTGAAGAGTGAGGAAGTAGAGAACAATTTATATGTGATGGATAATATTTATTATTTAGATATCACTTTTCAGGAAACGATGCCAGCTAAACTACAAGATGATATATTAAGTCAAATGCTTGAATATGGAGTAGAGACATCTGTAACTATCCATCTCGTCCAAGAGTATGGAAAGTTATTAATTGCTGGTGATGCATTATCGGAATTAAAAGGACATTTCTCAAAATAAATATAAAGCCGATTTCTGTTGGAAGTCGGTTTTTTTACATTTATTATAGTAAGGGTTGATTTTCCTGATGAAAAACTACATAAAAATAATTATTTTTACAGTAGGTATCATAACAGTCATGCTTTTCGTTGAAGATGAATGGCATATCGGTAACTGGGTGCTTAGTTCTTTTAGTGTTTTATTCTCTTTATCCGCTTTTTTCATTAGTATTGTCATATTCTTTGAAAATCGAAATCCTGCAAAAACATTAACTTGGCTGATCGTTTTAGCGGTTTTCCCTGTTGTCGGTTTCTTTTTTTACCTTCTATTTGGGCGGAACTTCAGAAAGAAAAGACTTTTCCGCAAAAAGGGTATGATCGATGAGGAAGCATTTTCAATGATTGTCGGTGATAAAAAAATTACAGATGAAAAAGTTAAAGGTTTGGATGACGTCGAGAAAAAAGTTATCCATTTAGCGAACAATCTATCAAAAAGTCCGGTTACATTTAATACATATACTTCCGTTTTAACAAATGGGAAAGAGACGTATGAAGAAATTTTTGAGGCGATTAGAATTGCAAAGGATCATATTCATCTAGAATATTATATTGTTCGTGACGATGAAGTTGGAATTCGCTTAAAAGAAGCTCTAATTCTAAAAGCACGTGAAGGAGTGAAAGTTCGTTTCTTATATGATGCTGTTGGTTCTTGGAAACTATCTCAAAGTTATTTGAATGAGTTAGTGGCTAATGGAGTTGAGATGGTAGCATTTTCTCCAGTAAAGCTTCCGATTATTACACATAAAGCTAATTTTAGAAACCACCGAAAAATAATAGTGATCGATGGGTACATCGGCTTTGTAGGTGGACTTAATATAGGTAAGGAATATTTAGGAAAAGATGCCAACTTTGGTTTTTGGCGTGATACGCATTTGTTGTTAAAAGGAGAAGGCGTTCGTACACTGCAGATAATTTTCTTACAAGACTGGTATTATATGACTGGCCATATGAATTTAACGGAACGCTATATAAAAGGAAACAATACTGAAAAAGGTAGTGAAAACGATCAACAAATAGGTGGTGTTCAATTAATTGCAGGTGGTCCAGATAGTGAGTGGGACACGATAAAAGACTTGTTTTTTGCAATGATTGTTTCTGCGAGGAAATCAATATCGATTTGTACCCCTTATTTCATCCCAGACGATGACATTTTTTCTGCCTTAAAAATAGCTGCCTTGAGTGGAATTAGAGTAAATGTTATTGTTCCAGCTCGTCCTGATAAGCGTACTGTCTTTTATGCTTCACGCTCCTATTTTCCTGAACTTCTCGAAGCGGGGGTAAATATTTACGAATACAACAAAGGTTTTTTACATAGTAAAATAATTATTGTAGACGATCAACTTGCATCGATAGGGACAGCTAATATGGACATGAGAAGCTTCCATTTAAACTTTGAAGTAAATGCTTTCTTATATAAAACAGAAAGTATAGAAACATTAGTGAAGGATTTCAAAAATGACCTTACAAACTCGCAAAAATTAGAGTTGGATAAGTTTTCATATCGTCCATATTGGATGAGGCTGATCGAATCGCTTGCAAGATTATTATCCCCATTGTTGTAAAAATAGAAAAATCTAGGAAATAATCTAAAAATATTCTAATATAAAAGTACCTGTAACTTAAAGCACTTGTTCAAAGTGCTTTTTTTTTATAAAAAATTTAAGTTAAGTGAAAGATTTGAAGTTTACATACGTCTAATAGTTAGAACATGATAGCCAAGTACAGATAAAGGGGGAGAAAGATTTGGAGAGGATTTCTTCATGGTTTGAAAATTATAGTGATGATATCTATCATTACCTCGTCTATTATACCGGTAGAAAAGATGTTGAGGATCTAGTTCAAGAAGTGTTTATAAAAGCAATGAAAGGAATTGATGGGTATAAAGGAAGTTCTTCACCAAAGACATGGTTAATTTCCATTGCCAGAAATACGGCAATTACTGAAATAAGAAAACAGAAAGTATTGCGTTTTGTACCTTTTGCTGAGGGGATAGAGATAAAGGATGAACGAAAAATCAATCCTGAAATAATCTCGGAAGAAAAAGAAACATACGCTAGCTTATTACGTGCTATATCGAAACTGAGAAAGCCATATCGAGATGTCATTTTATTAAGAAAGATTAGTGAACTTAATGTAGAAGAAACGGCAGCTGTTTTAGGGTGGAAGGTTGAAAAAGTAAATCTTACACTACATCGTGCTCTAAAAGCGTTAGAAAAGGAATTAAGTACGAAAAATGGAGGCGATCATTTTGAAGAAAGCTTGGGATAATAAGAAGATAGATCACTTATTTAAACAACTACCAAAACAGACGATGAGTGATGGTAATAAACAAAAGATTAGTAATCACTTAGAAAGCCTATATGAGAATAGTAGTGCCAAAAAACTTTCTTTTCGTGTATGGATTACCCGGAGTACGCTTACAGCTTTCACGATAATGGCTTTATTTTTCTTTCTTTTCACAACAGAAGGGAAGGACTTAACTAATCAATTATTCACTAAATATATAACGACAAATGAAAATATCGGACAGCAAGAAGACCCAACACTTGCAACAAATGATGATGAATTACTTTTTATTGAAGAAAAAGATGGGTTGGAGTATAAGGTAATTCTAAATAATACAACTTTCAACGAAGGGGAAGAAATTGAGGTAGACGTAACAGTCACGAACGTTAGTAATAGTGATATATCGTATGTCTCAGGTAGTTCCTCTTGCCCTACTACTGGAATAAATATTACGATTGAGCACAAAAGTGGAAAACGGTTATTGAAAGTAGCAAAACATGCCGAAGATAGAGTTTGTACAGATGATGTGAATTTCAGTATTTTAAAACCTGGTGAAACTAGAACATTACAAGAAACGTTTATAACGCAGTATGAAAACGGTAACTCTAGTAATATACAAGCTGGAGAATATATGGTTAACGTCGGTTTCTTCACAAAAGTAAATACTATTTTTACATTCCCAATCACAATAACAACTTCTACCACTGAAGTGGGAGTAAACGAGTTAGAAGCGATAGTTCTTGCAAAAGATCAAAAAGAAATCATAGAGTGGATGAATATTGAAGACCGGACTTTATTAGCAGTTATAACCGAGGATGGAACGACATATTACTCATTAAATACGCAAAAAAATGAGTGGAACAAAGTAGAAGGTGAACTAAAAGTTAATCCAGAGCATTTAGTGAATGCCTTTGCGACTTATTTTGCTGAAGATGCGTATTGGATTATAACTTTTAATCAAGCGACGAGTCCCTATTTAGAGATGAAAGTGAAAATTGACGCTTATACTAGTGAGATTTTGGAAATTTGGGAAGCATCTGAAGAAAGCTTAACTACTGAAGCTGATGAGCAAGGATTCCTTTACCTGGAAGATATACTAAAGTCATTTGAAACACATGGAATTGGCCCCCTCCAACATTGGGTAAACGACGGTTCTGAAGAAGAATCAATAATTGCGAAAAAATATTCTAATACAAAATCAGTCACGTACTATATTCAGGATGAGATTGTTTTTCACTTATATGTGTGTGAATCGATCGAGGAAAGAAAGAAAGTTTATGAAGAATTTAAAGGCGAATTTAAAATGAAGTCATTTATTCATGGAACGATGATTATCGACAATGTGCTCATCTTTTTCCAAGGGTATCAAAAAAGAGGACTTTACGAAAGAGAATGGCCAGTTCGTTTAAAACAAGTTGATAGAGACCTAAGCAATCGATAGATTGTAAGAACGATCTCAAAGTAGGTGCATTTAGTAGCACCACCTTTTGAGGTCGTTATGTTTTATTTAATTTAGTTTTGGGTAGCTAACAAGAAAAGGGGGGTCTGTCCTGTTAGTTGCCAAACTAGGAAATGGAAAGCAATTATCATTAGCAGAAGTTGACGAGCAAATAAAAGCACAATTAAAAGGAAAGAAGAAAAGTTTTTACTGCCCAATCTGCGAAGAGCGTTTACTATTAAAAGCTGGAAATAAACGGAGATGGCATTTTGCCCACCAAAAGAATAGTTCCTGTCTTGTAGAGCAAGAAGCGGAAACGGAGTACCATCTGAACGGGAAAATTTTATTATATCAATGGTTAAAAAAGCAATATCGACAAGTCTATTTAGAATATTACATTCGTTCAATTAAACAACGTCCTGACATATTAGTTCAAACGGAAGACGGTCCTGTAGCGATTGAGTTTCAATGTTCAAACATTCCAGAAAGCCACTTAATAAAAAGAACCGAAATGTACAATCAACGAAACATCAAACCTCTTTGGATCCTTGGGAGCAAAAGATTAAAAAGGAAGAAAAACTATTTCCAGCTAACAGCGATGGACTGGCTTACAGTACAATTCAACACAAAACCATTCGTCGTTTATTTTAATCCTACTAATAAGCAATTTACATTACTCCATTCGTTATCACCTTTTTCTGAAGGGAAAGTATTTGCAGGTAATATGAACATGAAATTGCATCACACATCATTACAACAACTTATACACCCTTTAATAAAAATGGAGAGGGTTTCTGATGCTTGGTTTAATGAAAAGAGAAAATGGCGTTTATCGTGCCATTATGAAAATAAGAAAGCAGCACATTTTATCCGCAATGAACTGCAAAAGAAGCGATTGCACTTATGTTACATTCCTTCAGTTTGCGGTGTGCCTCATAACTTTACCTATTTAATTAAAACACCAACAGTATACTGGCAAACTTGGATTTTCTTGAAATTTCTATATAAAAAAGAAAAATATACAACATTTGATAGTAGAGAAATTATTAATTCTTTTGCCCATTGTGCAAAAGTACAAAAATTTTCAGTAAGAAGATTTCCATGTATTTCAGGAAAATACAAGTATTTTGCACAGGCAATACATGCATATTTACAATTACTTTGTAATTTAAATTATTTAAGAAAAAAATCGAAACACACTTATATAATTATGAATGAAATTACACCAACAACCTCAAACTATGAAGCGATAGGGAAGGACAAAAGCATTGTAAAGAAAATAAATCAATTCAACAATAAAGCAAATAATTAGAATTCTTTCCAAGAAATTAGTAAAATAGAAAGGTAATCCAATATTCTTATCGAATTAAGTAAATTGGATATTAAATGTAAATTAATTTTTGGGGGTGCGGTAATTGTCTCAGGAAAATAAAGTAAAAGCTTTACCGAAACGAGAGGAAACAAAAGTCGAAGATACTTGGAGACTAGAAGATATATTTGCAACGGATGAAACTTGGGAAAAAGAATTTACAGAAGTAAAAGCTCTAATTCCAGAAATGGAATCTTTCTCTGGTAAACTTGGTGATTCATCAGAAATGCTTTATAAAGTCTTAAAAGCACAAGATGAAATTTCTAATCGACTAGGAAAGTTATATACATATGCACATATGCGTTATGACCAAGATACAACGAATTCTTTTTATCAAGGGTTAAA
This genomic interval from Lottiidibacillus patelloidae contains the following:
- a CDS encoding TerC family protein, coding for MFETEFLIALFTIIAIDIVLGGDNAIVIALASRNLPEDQRNKAILFGTGLAIIVRIFLTIIAVYLLMIPYLRLVGGLLLIYIAYKLLVDQEDEANIKGGTTIAAAIKTIVFADIVMAFDNVLAVAGAADNNIYLVIFGLLFSVPIIIWGSKIILYGLERFPLLVYAGSAILAFTAAKMIVHEEKLHYIFENSVLSYSLQSLIIIGTLIAGYLVNKMKAA
- the spxA gene encoding transcriptional regulator SpxA, which produces MVTLYTSPSCTSCRKAKAWLEEHNISYKERNIFSEPLSIEETKEILRMTEDGTDEIISTRSKTFQELNVNLESMPLQELYKLINKNPGLLRRPILIDEKRLQVGYNEDEIRRFLPRKVRTFQLLEAQRLAN
- a CDS encoding COG1470 family protein, with the translated sequence MKKAWDNKKIDHLFKQLPKQTMSDGNKQKISNHLESLYENSSAKKLSFRVWITRSTLTAFTIMALFFFLFTTEGKDLTNQLFTKYITTNENIGQQEDPTLATNDDELLFIEEKDGLEYKVILNNTTFNEGEEIEVDVTVTNVSNSDISYVSGSSSCPTTGINITIEHKSGKRLLKVAKHAEDRVCTDDVNFSILKPGETRTLQETFITQYENGNSSNIQAGEYMVNVGFFTKVNTIFTFPITITTSTTEVGVNELEAIVLAKDQKEIIEWMNIEDRTLLAVITEDGTTYYSLNTQKNEWNKVEGELKVNPEHLVNAFATYFAEDAYWIITFNQATSPYLEMKVKIDAYTSEILEIWEASEESLTTEADEQGFLYLEDILKSFETHGIGPLQHWVNDGSEEESIIAKKYSNTKSVTYYIQDEIVFHLYVCESIEERKKVYEEFKGEFKMKSFIHGTMIIDNVLIFFQGYQKRGLYEREWPVRLKQVDRDLSNR
- the mecA gene encoding adaptor protein MecA, giving the protein MEIERINDNTVKFYISYGDIEERGFDREEIWQNRERGEELFWEMMDEVNEEEEFTVEGPLWIQVQALEKGLEMTVTRATLSEDGSKIEVPLDGDKQIDVPVHEKIESLLDKQFGNQDDDDDLDHEESDLEDEEEMLQFLLSFQDFEDVLSLSEQVSVKSEEVENNLYVMDNIYYLDITFQETMPAKLQDDILSQMLEYGVETSVTIHLVQEYGKLLIAGDALSELKGHFSK
- the cls gene encoding cardiolipin synthase codes for the protein MKNYIKIIIFTVGIITVMLFVEDEWHIGNWVLSSFSVLFSLSAFFISIVIFFENRNPAKTLTWLIVLAVFPVVGFFFYLLFGRNFRKKRLFRKKGMIDEEAFSMIVGDKKITDEKVKGLDDVEKKVIHLANNLSKSPVTFNTYTSVLTNGKETYEEIFEAIRIAKDHIHLEYYIVRDDEVGIRLKEALILKAREGVKVRFLYDAVGSWKLSQSYLNELVANGVEMVAFSPVKLPIITHKANFRNHRKIIVIDGYIGFVGGLNIGKEYLGKDANFGFWRDTHLLLKGEGVRTLQIIFLQDWYYMTGHMNLTERYIKGNNTEKGSENDQQIGGVQLIAGGPDSEWDTIKDLFFAMIVSARKSISICTPYFIPDDDIFSALKIAALSGIRVNVIVPARPDKRTVFYASRSYFPELLEAGVNIYEYNKGFLHSKIIIVDDQLASIGTANMDMRSFHLNFEVNAFLYKTESIETLVKDFKNDLTNSQKLELDKFSYRPYWMRLIESLARLLSPLL
- a CDS encoding competence protein CoiA; the protein is MKAQLKGKKKSFYCPICEERLLLKAGNKRRWHFAHQKNSSCLVEQEAETEYHLNGKILLYQWLKKQYRQVYLEYYIRSIKQRPDILVQTEDGPVAIEFQCSNIPESHLIKRTEMYNQRNIKPLWILGSKRLKRKKNYFQLTAMDWLTVQFNTKPFVVYFNPTNKQFTLLHSLSPFSEGKVFAGNMNMKLHHTSLQQLIHPLIKMERVSDAWFNEKRKWRLSCHYENKKAAHFIRNELQKKRLHLCYIPSVCGVPHNFTYLIKTPTVYWQTWIFLKFLYKKEKYTTFDSREIINSFAHCAKVQKFSVRRFPCISGKYKYFAQAIHAYLQLLCNLNYLRKKSKHTYIIMNEITPTTSNYEAIGKDKSIVKKINQFNNKANN
- a CDS encoding RNA polymerase sigma factor, with protein sequence MERISSWFENYSDDIYHYLVYYTGRKDVEDLVQEVFIKAMKGIDGYKGSSSPKTWLISIARNTAITEIRKQKVLRFVPFAEGIEIKDERKINPEIISEEKETYASLLRAISKLRKPYRDVILLRKISELNVEETAAVLGWKVEKVNLTLHRALKALEKELSTKNGGDHFEESLG